From the Girardinichthys multiradiatus isolate DD_20200921_A chromosome 22, DD_fGirMul_XY1, whole genome shotgun sequence genome, one window contains:
- the lrrfip2 gene encoding leucine-rich repeat flightless-interacting protein 2 isoform X13, which yields MGTQGTGRKRAPLKDRFSAEDEALSSIAREAEARLAAKRAARAEARDIRMRELERQQKETGLYHDQRNYSSLTKPKPPPLSSSSSYQPRATTSSSSSTVGPGMSRSCSTASIYEDTGLYGSGYSSRAPSEISWYSSGASSTRSSPVHSSSDDDTVSSVSQERCSRGRRDSMSSDFSDISESAADYFSRSNRRGSIVSDLDELSIPDLDSLDEKCNKQYSDYSRPSSRCTTPGLSPAALASLGGTSSRRGSTDAGSIYDPDTNLSELRDIYELKDQIQDVEGRYMQGLKELKESLTEVEEKYKKAMVSNAQLDNDKGNLIYQVDTLKDVIEEMEEQMAEMRRELDEKSKELERQKHTCSVLQHKQEELKEGIRQRDELIEESQRMETKLDALTREVFDLQETINWKDKKIAALERQKEYFDCIRNERDELRDELADIKGKSKAGEKHGLVIIPDGTPNGDVNHEPLPSGITLVTQEAAQVLESAGEGPLDVRLRKLAEEKDELLAQIRKLKNQLEEEKQKHSKVDGTFTDGESMENGTDLHIIEMQRDANRQIGEYKFKLSKAEQEMGTMEQNISRLEGQVARYKAAADNSEKIEDELKAEKRKLQRELRTALDKIEEMEMTNSHLVKRLEKMKANRNALLAQ from the exons ACTGGACTGTACCATGATCAAAGGAACTACAGCAGCCTTACGAAGCCCAAACcaccacctctgtcctccagtTCCAGCTATCAACCCCGG GCCACCACTTCCTCCTCGTCCTCCACTGTCGGTCCGGGAATGTCCCGCAGCTGCAGCACG GCCTCTATTTACGAGGACACTGGTCTTTACGGATCAGGCTACAGTTCAAGAGCT CCCTCTGAAATCAGCTGGTACTCCTCGGGGGCCAGCTCCACTCGCAGCAGCCCTGTG CACTCCTCCTCAGATGATGACACTGTGAGCAGCGTTTCCCAGGAACGCTGCAGCCGAGGCCGGCGGGACAGCATG TCTTCAGACTTCTCGGACATTAGCGAGTCAGCTGCTGATTATTTCAGCCGCTCCAACCGAAGGGGCAGCATTGTGTCTGACCTTGATGAGTTGAGCATTCCAGATTTGGACTCT CTGGATGAAAAATGTAACAAGCAGTATTCAGATTATAGTCGG CCCTCCTCCCGCTGCACCACGCCAGGCCTCTCACCTGCCGCCCTGGCATCGCTGGGTGGGACGTCATCACGGCGAGGAAGCACAGACGCTGGTAGCATCTATGACCCTGACACGAATCTGAGTGAACTTCGG GATATCTATGAACTAAAGGACCAGATTCAGGATGTAGAGGGGCGGTACATGCAGGGGCTTAAAGAGCTGAAG GAGTCACTGACAGAAGTGGAGGAGAAGTACAAGAAAGCCATGGTATCGAACGCTCAGCTGGACAACGACAAAGGTAACCTCATCTATCAGGTAGACACGCTCAAGGACGTCATAGAAGAGATGGAGGAACAGATGGCAGAGATGAGGAGGGAGCTGGATGAAAAGTCAAAG GAACTAGAAAGACAAAAGCACACGTGTTCGGTTCTGCAGCATAAACAAGAAGAACTCAAAGAGGGAATCCGCCAGAGAGACGAACTTATAGAG GAGAGCCAGCGAATGGAGACTAAGTTAGATGCCCTCACCAGAGAGGTGTTTGATCTTCAGGAAACGATAAACTGGAAGGACAAAAAGATTGCG GCCctagagaggcagaaagaataCTTTGATTGCATTAGGAATGAGAGAGATGAGCTCAGAGATGAGCTCGCTGACATCAAGGGGAAGTCCAAAGCAGGAGAG AAACATGGACTGGTCATAATCCCAGACGGCACACCTAACGGAGATGTCAACCATGAGCCTCTTCCCTCAGGAATCACTCTGGTTACTCAGGAGGCCGCCCAGGTGCTGGAGTCTGCAGGAGAGGGCCCGCTCG ATGTCAGGCTACGGAAGCTGGCGGAGGAGAAGGATGAACTTCTGGCTCAGATCAGGAAACTGAAGAAtcagctggaagaggagaaacagAAACACTCAAAGGTGGACGGTACTTTCACAGACGGTGAGAGTATGGAGAACGGTACAGATCTACACATTATTGAGATGCAAA GAGATGCCAACAGGCAGATTGGCGAATACAAGTTCAAGCTTTCTAAGGCAGAACAAGAAATGGGTACGATGGAACAAAAT ATTAGCAGACTTGAAGGGCAGGTAGCCAGGTACAAGGCAGCGGCCGATAACTCTGAGAAAATAGAAGACGAGCTTAAGGCGGAAAAACGGAAACTTCAGAGAGAG CTGCGCACAGCTCTGGATAAGATTGAGGAGATGGAGATGACCAACAGCCACCTGGTGAAGCGCCTGGAGAAGATGAAGGCCAACAGGAATGCCCTTCTGGCCCAGTAG